From Bradyrhizobium sp. NDS-1, the proteins below share one genomic window:
- a CDS encoding SRPBCC family protein, protein MIYSTATVPVNRQGATLLTRAQVWQGLVLKARDARLFLPPDLCTRCEVVEESATHIVREATIAGSDLREIITFEPERKVTFFQATGPREGAIINELFEDEAGGLQLRFYCYTGLRGKKPFGPEEQAEQAQFDSDQGYKAALLSTLKRTRELVMEGKL, encoded by the coding sequence ATGATCTATTCGACCGCCACCGTTCCTGTAAATCGGCAAGGCGCGACACTGCTGACTCGCGCTCAGGTCTGGCAAGGCCTGGTTCTCAAGGCCCGCGATGCCCGGCTGTTTCTTCCACCCGATCTCTGTACCCGTTGCGAGGTGGTGGAGGAGAGCGCAACGCACATCGTGCGCGAAGCTACCATCGCAGGCAGCGATCTGCGCGAGATCATCACCTTCGAGCCGGAGCGCAAGGTGACCTTCTTTCAGGCCACCGGTCCGCGCGAGGGCGCGATCATCAACGAACTGTTCGAAGATGAAGCCGGGGGTCTGCAACTGCGGTTCTATTGCTACACCGGCTTGCGCGGCAAGAAGCCGTTCGGCCCCGAAGAGCAAGCCGAGCAGGCGCAGTTCGACAGCGACCAGGGCTACAAGGCCGCCCTGCTGTCGACGCTGAAGCGGACCCGCGAACTGGTCATGGAAGGCAAGCTCTGA
- a CDS encoding bifunctional protein-serine/threonine kinase/phosphatase — MTMPLGLLISVGQHSDKGRKPVNQDFHGVLIPEEPLLSLKGIAAVLADGISSSTVSQIASESAVKSFLMDYYCTSESWTVKTSARRVLDATNSWLHAQTRKSQYAYDRDKGYVCTLTAMVIKATTAHIFHVGDCRVYRVAGKALEQLTDDHRIIVSSEQTYLGRALGINPQLEIDYQAFEVEAGDVFLLATDGAYEFVDARFVTSALSEHAGGLDGAAKAIVEEAYRRGSDDNITVQILRIDAVPQREPAGIFNQTSQLPLPALPEPRAIFDGYRIVREIHGSSRSHIYLAVDVETEEPVALKLPSVDLRDNAAYLKRFLMEEWIARRIDSPHVLKPLSQSRRRSYLYVATEFVEGQTLKQWMTDNPRPDLETVRGLIEQIAAGLRAFHRMEMLHQDLRPDNILIDKTGTAKIIDFGSVKVAGVAEAAPPDEADEILGTVQYTAPEYFLGQGGTPRSDMFSLAVICYQMLTGKLPYGTQIARIRRKADVRRLKYRPADDDRNVPAWVDGALKRALHPDPYKRHEDLSEFVFELRTPNPVYLDTRITPLLERSPLMFWKLTTAALACAVVVLLALLHTR, encoded by the coding sequence ATGACGATGCCCCTCGGTCTCCTGATCTCGGTCGGCCAGCACTCCGACAAGGGCCGCAAGCCGGTCAACCAGGACTTTCACGGCGTTCTCATTCCCGAGGAGCCGCTGCTCAGCCTGAAGGGCATCGCCGCGGTCCTTGCCGACGGCATCTCCTCCAGCACGGTGAGCCAGATCGCCAGCGAGTCGGCGGTCAAGAGCTTCCTGATGGACTATTATTGCACGTCGGAATCCTGGACGGTGAAGACGTCCGCCCGCCGCGTGCTGGACGCAACCAATTCCTGGCTGCACGCGCAGACGCGCAAGAGCCAATACGCCTATGACCGCGACAAGGGTTATGTCTGCACCCTGACCGCCATGGTCATCAAGGCGACCACGGCGCACATCTTTCATGTCGGCGACTGCCGCGTTTACCGCGTGGCGGGCAAGGCGCTCGAACAGCTGACCGACGATCACCGGATCATCGTGTCGTCGGAGCAGACCTATCTCGGCCGCGCACTCGGCATCAATCCGCAGCTCGAGATCGATTATCAGGCGTTCGAGGTCGAGGCCGGCGACGTTTTCCTGCTGGCGACCGACGGCGCCTACGAATTCGTCGACGCGCGCTTCGTCACGAGCGCGCTGAGCGAGCATGCAGGCGGGCTCGACGGAGCGGCCAAGGCCATCGTCGAGGAAGCCTACCGGCGCGGCAGCGACGACAACATCACCGTCCAGATCCTGCGCATCGACGCGGTGCCGCAGCGCGAGCCGGCCGGCATCTTCAATCAGACGTCACAATTGCCGCTGCCTGCGCTGCCGGAGCCGCGCGCGATCTTCGACGGCTACCGCATTGTCCGTGAGATTCACGGCAGCAGTCGCAGCCACATCTATCTCGCGGTCGACGTAGAGACCGAGGAGCCGGTCGCGCTCAAGCTGCCGTCGGTCGATTTGCGCGACAATGCCGCCTATCTCAAGCGTTTCCTGATGGAGGAATGGATCGCGCGCCGGATCGACAGCCCGCACGTGCTGAAGCCGCTGTCACAGTCCAGGCGGCGCAGTTACCTCTACGTAGCGACCGAATTCGTCGAGGGGCAAACCTTGAAGCAATGGATGACCGACAATCCACGCCCGGATCTCGAAACCGTGCGCGGACTGATCGAGCAGATCGCCGCCGGGCTGCGCGCCTTCCATCGTATGGAGATGCTGCATCAGGACCTCAGGCCCGACAACATCCTGATCGACAAGACGGGCACCGCCAAGATCATCGACTTCGGATCAGTCAAGGTGGCCGGCGTCGCGGAAGCGGCGCCGCCGGACGAGGCCGACGAAATCCTGGGCACCGTCCAGTATACAGCTCCGGAGTATTTTCTTGGGCAGGGCGGCACGCCGCGCTCCGACATGTTTTCGCTGGCGGTGATCTGCTACCAGATGCTGACCGGAAAACTGCCTTACGGCACACAGATTGCCAGGATCCGGCGCAAGGCGGACGTACGAAGGCTCAAATACCGCCCGGCCGACGACGATCGCAACGTGCCTGCCTGGGTCGACGGCGCGCTCAAACGCGCGCTGCATCCTGATCCCTACAAGAGGCATGAGGATCTGTCCGAATTCGTCTTCGAGCTCCGCACGCCCAACCCCGTCTATCTCGACACGCGGATCACGCCGCTGTTGGAGCGCAGTCCGTTGATGTTCTGGAAGCTGACGACGGCGGCACTCGCCTGCGCGGTCGTCGTGCTGCTCGCGTTGCTGCACACGCGTTAA
- a CDS encoding heavy metal translocating P-type ATPase yields the protein MDCGACAIKVENALKRLPGVSHINMNYSTETLSVRLDEDRTSREIIEGKIRALGYTPKPLSGAFLGTSDATATHEQAPGAEPWWKTRRGRMVLGLGGLLAFAFAISTASPELSFWGYGAAALIGLVPVARRAFVGALSGTPFGIETLMTVAAAGAIAIGAAEEAAVVIVLFAIGELLETVAAGHARAGIKALVDLMPRTARIEEGGQVREVPVERLRVGDIIAVRAGDRVPSDGAVIEGQSEVDEAPVTGESTPVAKGVGDQLYAGSINANGTLRVRLTRTAADNTIARIIHLVEEAQGSKAPTARFIDQFSARYTPAAMAVAALIMAGPPLVAGADWYTWIYRGLATLLIACPCALVISTPAVIASGLASGARRGLLIKSGAALEILGKVRTIAFDKTGTLTVGRPQVTDITAVEGTENDVLARAAAVEGHSSHPLGLSIVAAAKARGLAIPQSFGGIAIPGKAVTARLRESFVSVGSPRYAAELGLLRDDVASGIEAFEREGKTIVVVLAGKRVIGFIALRDEPREDAAAGIAGLKALGIRTVMLTGDNRRTGEAIGRALDLEVQSELLPDAKLAIINDLKTAGPITMIGDGINDAPALAAADVGVAMGNGTDVALETADAALLRDRVLGVAELVALSRATLSVIRQNIIIALGLKAVFLATTVLGVTSLWMAILADTGATVLVTANALRLLRMGISLESGTLPKKRSPEACLL from the coding sequence ATGGACTGCGGCGCCTGCGCGATCAAAGTCGAAAACGCGCTCAAACGGCTGCCCGGCGTGAGCCACATCAATATGAACTATTCGACCGAGACGCTCTCGGTGCGCCTCGACGAGGATCGAACCTCGCGAGAGATCATCGAGGGCAAAATCCGGGCGCTCGGCTACACACCGAAGCCGCTGAGCGGAGCGTTCCTCGGCACGTCCGACGCCACGGCCACGCACGAGCAGGCGCCGGGTGCAGAGCCCTGGTGGAAGACGCGCAGGGGCCGAATGGTTCTCGGCCTGGGCGGCCTCCTCGCGTTTGCGTTCGCCATCTCGACAGCAAGTCCCGAACTCTCGTTTTGGGGCTACGGCGCTGCAGCGCTCATCGGGCTCGTGCCGGTCGCGCGGCGGGCTTTCGTGGGCGCTCTATCCGGCACGCCGTTTGGCATCGAGACTCTCATGACCGTTGCCGCCGCCGGGGCCATCGCGATCGGTGCCGCCGAAGAGGCGGCGGTCGTCATAGTCCTGTTCGCGATCGGCGAGCTTCTGGAGACCGTGGCGGCGGGGCACGCCAGGGCGGGAATCAAAGCTCTGGTTGATCTCATGCCGCGAACCGCCCGGATCGAAGAGGGCGGCCAGGTTCGAGAGGTCCCCGTCGAGCGTTTGCGTGTGGGCGACATCATCGCGGTTCGTGCGGGCGACAGGGTGCCTTCCGATGGCGCCGTGATCGAAGGCCAATCCGAGGTTGACGAGGCGCCCGTTACTGGCGAGTCAACTCCGGTCGCAAAGGGCGTCGGCGATCAGTTATATGCCGGGAGCATCAATGCGAATGGAACGCTGCGCGTTCGGCTCACGCGCACTGCCGCTGACAATACGATTGCACGCATCATTCATCTGGTTGAAGAAGCGCAGGGATCGAAGGCGCCCACCGCGCGTTTCATCGATCAGTTTTCGGCACGATACACGCCGGCTGCCATGGCAGTGGCAGCGCTCATCATGGCCGGACCACCTCTCGTCGCCGGAGCTGATTGGTACACCTGGATTTATCGCGGATTGGCGACCCTGCTCATCGCGTGCCCCTGCGCGCTCGTGATCTCGACGCCCGCGGTAATCGCCTCCGGCCTTGCATCGGGTGCACGGCGCGGGCTTCTCATCAAAAGCGGAGCAGCCCTGGAAATCCTGGGCAAGGTCAGGACCATCGCCTTCGACAAGACAGGCACTCTGACCGTCGGAAGGCCGCAGGTGACCGACATCACTGCGGTCGAGGGAACCGAGAACGATGTTTTGGCGAGAGCAGCGGCGGTCGAAGGCCACTCGAGCCATCCGCTCGGCCTCTCGATCGTCGCGGCGGCGAAAGCGCGCGGTCTCGCAATTCCGCAAAGTTTCGGCGGTATTGCTATTCCCGGCAAGGCCGTTACCGCGCGTCTTCGCGAGAGCTTCGTTTCCGTGGGTTCGCCGCGTTATGCGGCCGAACTCGGGCTATTGCGCGACGATGTCGCATCCGGCATCGAGGCATTCGAGCGTGAGGGGAAAACCATCGTTGTTGTACTCGCCGGCAAGCGCGTCATTGGGTTCATCGCTCTGCGAGACGAACCACGCGAAGATGCGGCGGCCGGTATCGCTGGGCTGAAGGCGCTCGGAATTCGAACCGTCATGCTGACGGGGGACAATCGACGCACTGGCGAGGCCATCGGAAGGGCTCTCGACCTCGAAGTGCAATCCGAGCTTCTCCCCGACGCCAAGCTCGCGATCATCAATGACTTGAAAACGGCCGGTCCGATCACGATGATTGGCGATGGCATCAACGATGCCCCGGCGCTTGCGGCTGCTGATGTCGGCGTGGCCATGGGCAACGGTACAGATGTGGCGCTGGAGACCGCAGATGCAGCGCTCCTCAGGGATCGCGTACTCGGGGTGGCCGAATTGGTCGCGCTCTCACGAGCGACGCTGTCCGTTATCCGGCAGAACATCATCATCGCGCTCGGGCTCAAGGCCGTCTTTCTAGCGACCACGGTGCTCGGCGTCACTTCGCTCTGGATGGCGATCTTGGCCGACACGGGCGCCACTGTGCTGGTCACGGCAAATGCCTTGCGCCTCTTGCGCATGGGGATCAGCTTGGAAAGCGGGACGCTTCCGAAGAAGCGGTCCCCTGAGGCATGTTTGTTATGA